A genomic region of Arvicola amphibius chromosome X, mArvAmp1.2, whole genome shotgun sequence contains the following coding sequences:
- the Taf9b gene encoding transcription initiation factor TFIID subunit 9B: protein MEPSKMAPPKNAPRDALVMAQILKDMGITEYEPRVINQMLEFAFRYVTTILDDAKIYSSHAKKPTVDADDVRLAIQCRADQSFTSPPPRDFLLDIARQKNQTPLPLIKPYAGPRLPPDRYCLTAPNYRLKSLIKKGPNQGRLVPRLNVGGVSSRPATPNVAPPQAGSVPNKVPTPVSVTSQRFAVQIPPSQSTSAKPAPATTTVQNVLINPSMIGSKNILITTNMVSSQNTASDSNPLKRKRDDDDDNDTM from the exons ATGGAGCCCAGCAAGATGGCGCCTCCCAAGAACGCTCCTAGAGATGCCTTG GTGATGGCACAGATCCTGAAGGATATGGGAATCACTGAGTATGAGCCAAGGGTCATAAATCAAATGTTGGAATTTGCTTTCC GATATGTGACTACAATTCTGGATGATGCAAAAATTTATTCAAGTCATGCTAAGAAACCTACTGTTGATGCAGATGATGTGAGACTGGCAATCCAGTGCCGGGCTGACCAGTCCTTTACCTCTCCTCCCCCACGAGAT tttttactaGATATTGCAAGGCAGAAAAATCAAACGCCTTTGCCACTGATTAAGCCGTATGCAGGACCTAGACTGCCACCTGATAGATACTGCCTAACAGCTCCAAACTATAGGCTGAAGTCCTTAATTAAAAAG GGACCTAACCAAGGAAGACTAGTGCCTAGATTAAATGTCGGTGGTGTTAGTAGCAGACCTGCTACTCCTAATGTAG CACCCCCACAAGCAGGATCTGTCCCAAATAAAGTTCCAACTCCAGTGTCAGTGACAAGCCAAAGATTTGCAGTGCAGATTCCACCTTCTCAGTCCACATCTGCCAAACCAG CTCCTGCAACGACTACAGTCCAAAATGTTCTGATTAATCCTTCAATGATTGGCTCCAAAAATATTCTCATTACTACCAATATGGTTTCCTCACAGAACACAGCCAGTGACTCAAACCCACTGAAGAGGAAGcgtgatgatgacgatgacaatGACACTATGTAA
- the Pgk1 gene encoding phosphoglycerate kinase 1 — MSLSNKLTLDKLDVKGKRVVMRVDFNVPMKNNQITNNQRIKAAVPSIKFCLDNGAKSVVLMSHLGRPDGVPMPDKYSLEPVAAELKSLLGKDVLFLKDCVGPEVENACANPAAGTVILLENLRFHVEEEGKGKDASGNKIKAEPAKIDAFRASLSKLGDVYVNDAFGTAHRAHSSMVGVNLPQKAGGFLMKKELNYFAKALESPERPFLAILGGAKVADKIQLINNMLDKVNEMIIGGGMAFTFLKVLNNMEIGTSLYDEEGAKIVKDLMAKAEKNGVKITLPVDFVTADKFDENAKTGQATVASGIPAGWMGLDCGPESSKKYAEAVARAKQIVWNGPVGVFEWEAFARGTKSLMDEVVKATSRGCITIIGGGDTATCCAKWNTEDKVSHVSTGGGASLELLEGKVLPGVDALSNV, encoded by the exons ggTGGACTTCAATGTTCCTATGAAGAACAACCAGATAACAAATAACCAAAG GATCAAGGCTGCTGTCCCAAGTATCAAATTCTGCTTGGACAATGGAGCCAAGTCCGTTGTCCTTATGAGCCACTTGGGCCGACCTGATGGTGTTCCCATGCCTGACAAGTACTCCCTAGAGCCGGTTGCCGCAGAACTCAAGTCTCTGCTGGGCAA gGATGTTCTCTTCTTAAAGGATTGTGTGGGCCCAGAAGTCGAGAATGCCTGTGCCAACCCAGCAGCTGGCACTGTCATCCTGCTGGAGAACCTCCGCTTTCatgtggaggaagaagggaagggaaaggatgcTTCTGGGAACAAG attAAAGCTGAGCCAGCCAAAATTGATGCTTTCCGAGCCTCACTGTCCAAACTTGGGGATGTCTATGTCAATGATGCTTTTGGTACTGCACACCGAGCCCACAG ctCCATGGTGGGTGTGAATCTGCCACAGAAGGCTGGTGGATTTTTGATGAAGAAGGAGCTGAACTACTTTGCTAAAGCTTTGGAGAGTCCTGAACGACCCTTCCTGGCAATATTGGGAGG AGCTAAAGTTGCAGACAAGATCCAGCTGATCAATAATATGTTGGACAAAGTCAATGAGATGATCATTGGTGGTGGAATGGCTTTTACCTTCCTTAAGGTGCTCAACAACATGGAG ATTGGAACTTCTCTGTATGATGAAGAAGGAGCCAAGATTGTGAAAGATCTCATGGCTAAAGCTGAGAAAAATGGTGTGAAGATTACCTTGCCTGTTGACTTTGTCACTGCTGACAAATTTGATGAGAATGCCAAGACTGGCCAAGCTACTGTGGCCTCTGGTATACCTGCTGGCTGGATG GGCCTGGACTGTGGTCCTGAGAGCAGCAAGAAATATGCTGAGGCTGTGGCTCGAGCCAAGCAGATTGTTTGGAATGGACCTGTTGGGGTCTTTGAATGGGAAGCTTTTGCCAGGGGAACCAAGTCCCTCATGGATGAGGTGGTAAAAGCCACTTCTAGGGGTTGCATCACTATCATAG GCGGTGGAGACACTGCCACTTGCTGTGCCAAATGGAATACAGAGGATAAAGTCAGCCATGTGAGCACTGGGGGTGGTGCCAGTCTAGAGCTCCTGGAAG GTAAAGTCCTTCCTGGGGTGGATGCTCTCAGCAATGTTTAG